A region of Ornithodoros turicata isolate Travis chromosome 5, ASM3712646v1, whole genome shotgun sequence DNA encodes the following proteins:
- the LOC135394705 gene encoding protein mothers against dpp-like isoform X1: MTSMETQSMVNGGYGSGNGNGGGSGGAFEKLEDAMSTLNSLFSFTSPAVKKLLGWKQGDEEEKWAEKAVDSLVKKLKKRKGAVEDLERALSSPGQPSKCVTIPRSLDGRLQVSHRKGLPHVIYCRVWRWPDLQSHHELKPLECCEYPFSAKQKEVCINPYHYKRVESPVLPPVLVPRHSEYPPGGHPMIPPPPFQQISEPSMPHNVSFSPQGFTSPPAGSGTGGGPPSVGGQTGGGGVPSPGPSLSSSAPNSPFGLPAETPPPAYSPHDDSQSATEGQDQTMDTSNLPLDVSPVTYQEPQYWCTIAYYELNSRVGEIFHAQSHSIVIDGFTDPSNNSNRFCLGLLSNVNRNSTIENTRRHIGKGVHLYYVGGEVYAECLSDSAIFVQSRNCNHSHQFHPTTVCKIPPGCSLKIFNNQEFAQLLTQAVNHGFEAVYELTKMCTIRMSFVKGWGAEYHRQDVTSTPCWIEVHLSGPLQWLDKVLTQMGSPHNPISSVS; this comes from the exons ATGACGTCTATGGAAACGCAG AGCATGGTAAACGGCGGGTATGGAAGTGGCAATGGGAATGGTGGGGGCAGTGGAGGCGCgtttgaaaaactggaagaCGCCATGTCGACGTTGAACAGCCTCTTCTCCTTCACGAGCCCTGCGGTCAAGAAATTGCTCGGCTGGAAGCAAGGGGATGAAGAAGAGAAGTGGGCCGAGAAAGCAGTGGACTCGCTGGTGAAGAAGCTGAAGAAACGCAAAGGAGCTGTGGAAGACCTCGAAAGGGCACTGTCTTCCCCGGGACAGCCTTCCAAGTGCGTCACGATACCGCGCTCCCTGGACGGACGACTCCAG GTATCTCATCGCAAGGGCCTCCCTCACGTCATTTACTGTCGGGTATGGAGGTGGCCAGATCTCCAGAGCCACCACGAGCTGAAACCGCTGGAATGCTGCGAATATCCATTTTCTGCAAAGCAGAAAGAAGTGTGCATCAACCCCTACCATTACAAACGGGTTGAAAGCCCAG tacTACCTCCGGTACTGGTGCCCCGGCACAGCGAGTACCCACCGGGAGGCCATCCCATGATACCCCCTCCGCCGTTCCAGCAGATTTCGGAGCCCTCTATGCCTCACAATGTGAGCTTCTCGCCACAGGGGTTCACAAGCCCTCCAGCTGGATCGGGAACAGGGGGTGGACCCCCATCTGTCGGGGGCCAGACAGGTGGAGGTGGTGTGCCTTCACCAGGCCCCAGTCTCAGTAGCTCAGCACCCAACAGTCCCTTTGGGTTACCTG CCGAGACCCCACCGCCAGCGTACAGTCCGCATGATGACAGTCAGTCTGCAACAGAGGGACAGGACCAGACAATGGACACGTCCAACCTTCCCTTAG ATGTCTCCCCGGTGACATACCAGGAACCCCAGTACTGGTGTACCATAGCGTACTACGAGCTCAACTCGCGAGTGGGTGAAATATTCCACGCCCAGAGCCACAGCATTGTCATCGATGGTTTCACAGACCCGTCAAACAACAGCAATCGTTTTTGCCTGGGCTTGTTGTCCAACGTGAACCGAAACTCTACCATTGAGAACACACGGAGACACATCGGGAAGG GAGTTCATCTGTACTACGTAGGTGGTGAGGTGTACGCCGAGTGCCTCAGCGACAGTGCCATCTTCGTGCAGAGTAGGAACTGCAACCACTCGCACCAATTTCACCCGACTACTGTGTGTAAAATTCCGCCTGGATGCAGCTTGAAAATATTCAATAACCAG GAATTTGCGCAACTGCTGACGCAGGCAGTGAACCACGGGTTTGAAGCCGTCTACGAGCTCACGAAGATGTGCACCATTCGCATGAGTTTTGTGAAGGGTTGGGGCGCGGAGTACCACCGGCAAGACGTCACCTCGACACCGTGTTGGATCGAGGTGCACCTCTCCGGTCCCTTGCAGTGGTTGGACAAAGTGCTCACCCAAATGGGGTCACCGCATAACCCAATTTCATCGGTCTCGTGA
- the LOC135394705 gene encoding protein mothers against dpp-like isoform X2 — translation MSMVNGGYGSGNGNGGGSGGAFEKLEDAMSTLNSLFSFTSPAVKKLLGWKQGDEEEKWAEKAVDSLVKKLKKRKGAVEDLERALSSPGQPSKCVTIPRSLDGRLQVSHRKGLPHVIYCRVWRWPDLQSHHELKPLECCEYPFSAKQKEVCINPYHYKRVESPVLPPVLVPRHSEYPPGGHPMIPPPPFQQISEPSMPHNVSFSPQGFTSPPAGSGTGGGPPSVGGQTGGGGVPSPGPSLSSSAPNSPFGLPAETPPPAYSPHDDSQSATEGQDQTMDTSNLPLDVSPVTYQEPQYWCTIAYYELNSRVGEIFHAQSHSIVIDGFTDPSNNSNRFCLGLLSNVNRNSTIENTRRHIGKGVHLYYVGGEVYAECLSDSAIFVQSRNCNHSHQFHPTTVCKIPPGCSLKIFNNQEFAQLLTQAVNHGFEAVYELTKMCTIRMSFVKGWGAEYHRQDVTSTPCWIEVHLSGPLQWLDKVLTQMGSPHNPISSVS, via the exons ATG AGCATGGTAAACGGCGGGTATGGAAGTGGCAATGGGAATGGTGGGGGCAGTGGAGGCGCgtttgaaaaactggaagaCGCCATGTCGACGTTGAACAGCCTCTTCTCCTTCACGAGCCCTGCGGTCAAGAAATTGCTCGGCTGGAAGCAAGGGGATGAAGAAGAGAAGTGGGCCGAGAAAGCAGTGGACTCGCTGGTGAAGAAGCTGAAGAAACGCAAAGGAGCTGTGGAAGACCTCGAAAGGGCACTGTCTTCCCCGGGACAGCCTTCCAAGTGCGTCACGATACCGCGCTCCCTGGACGGACGACTCCAG GTATCTCATCGCAAGGGCCTCCCTCACGTCATTTACTGTCGGGTATGGAGGTGGCCAGATCTCCAGAGCCACCACGAGCTGAAACCGCTGGAATGCTGCGAATATCCATTTTCTGCAAAGCAGAAAGAAGTGTGCATCAACCCCTACCATTACAAACGGGTTGAAAGCCCAG tacTACCTCCGGTACTGGTGCCCCGGCACAGCGAGTACCCACCGGGAGGCCATCCCATGATACCCCCTCCGCCGTTCCAGCAGATTTCGGAGCCCTCTATGCCTCACAATGTGAGCTTCTCGCCACAGGGGTTCACAAGCCCTCCAGCTGGATCGGGAACAGGGGGTGGACCCCCATCTGTCGGGGGCCAGACAGGTGGAGGTGGTGTGCCTTCACCAGGCCCCAGTCTCAGTAGCTCAGCACCCAACAGTCCCTTTGGGTTACCTG CCGAGACCCCACCGCCAGCGTACAGTCCGCATGATGACAGTCAGTCTGCAACAGAGGGACAGGACCAGACAATGGACACGTCCAACCTTCCCTTAG ATGTCTCCCCGGTGACATACCAGGAACCCCAGTACTGGTGTACCATAGCGTACTACGAGCTCAACTCGCGAGTGGGTGAAATATTCCACGCCCAGAGCCACAGCATTGTCATCGATGGTTTCACAGACCCGTCAAACAACAGCAATCGTTTTTGCCTGGGCTTGTTGTCCAACGTGAACCGAAACTCTACCATTGAGAACACACGGAGACACATCGGGAAGG GAGTTCATCTGTACTACGTAGGTGGTGAGGTGTACGCCGAGTGCCTCAGCGACAGTGCCATCTTCGTGCAGAGTAGGAACTGCAACCACTCGCACCAATTTCACCCGACTACTGTGTGTAAAATTCCGCCTGGATGCAGCTTGAAAATATTCAATAACCAG GAATTTGCGCAACTGCTGACGCAGGCAGTGAACCACGGGTTTGAAGCCGTCTACGAGCTCACGAAGATGTGCACCATTCGCATGAGTTTTGTGAAGGGTTGGGGCGCGGAGTACCACCGGCAAGACGTCACCTCGACACCGTGTTGGATCGAGGTGCACCTCTCCGGTCCCTTGCAGTGGTTGGACAAAGTGCTCACCCAAATGGGGTCACCGCATAACCCAATTTCATCGGTCTCGTGA
- the LOC135394705 gene encoding protein mothers against dpp-like isoform X3: protein MVNGGYGSGNGNGGGSGGAFEKLEDAMSTLNSLFSFTSPAVKKLLGWKQGDEEEKWAEKAVDSLVKKLKKRKGAVEDLERALSSPGQPSKCVTIPRSLDGRLQVSHRKGLPHVIYCRVWRWPDLQSHHELKPLECCEYPFSAKQKEVCINPYHYKRVESPVLPPVLVPRHSEYPPGGHPMIPPPPFQQISEPSMPHNVSFSPQGFTSPPAGSGTGGGPPSVGGQTGGGGVPSPGPSLSSSAPNSPFGLPAETPPPAYSPHDDSQSATEGQDQTMDTSNLPLDVSPVTYQEPQYWCTIAYYELNSRVGEIFHAQSHSIVIDGFTDPSNNSNRFCLGLLSNVNRNSTIENTRRHIGKGVHLYYVGGEVYAECLSDSAIFVQSRNCNHSHQFHPTTVCKIPPGCSLKIFNNQEFAQLLTQAVNHGFEAVYELTKMCTIRMSFVKGWGAEYHRQDVTSTPCWIEVHLSGPLQWLDKVLTQMGSPHNPISSVS from the exons ATGGTAAACGGCGGGTATGGAAGTGGCAATGGGAATGGTGGGGGCAGTGGAGGCGCgtttgaaaaactggaagaCGCCATGTCGACGTTGAACAGCCTCTTCTCCTTCACGAGCCCTGCGGTCAAGAAATTGCTCGGCTGGAAGCAAGGGGATGAAGAAGAGAAGTGGGCCGAGAAAGCAGTGGACTCGCTGGTGAAGAAGCTGAAGAAACGCAAAGGAGCTGTGGAAGACCTCGAAAGGGCACTGTCTTCCCCGGGACAGCCTTCCAAGTGCGTCACGATACCGCGCTCCCTGGACGGACGACTCCAG GTATCTCATCGCAAGGGCCTCCCTCACGTCATTTACTGTCGGGTATGGAGGTGGCCAGATCTCCAGAGCCACCACGAGCTGAAACCGCTGGAATGCTGCGAATATCCATTTTCTGCAAAGCAGAAAGAAGTGTGCATCAACCCCTACCATTACAAACGGGTTGAAAGCCCAG tacTACCTCCGGTACTGGTGCCCCGGCACAGCGAGTACCCACCGGGAGGCCATCCCATGATACCCCCTCCGCCGTTCCAGCAGATTTCGGAGCCCTCTATGCCTCACAATGTGAGCTTCTCGCCACAGGGGTTCACAAGCCCTCCAGCTGGATCGGGAACAGGGGGTGGACCCCCATCTGTCGGGGGCCAGACAGGTGGAGGTGGTGTGCCTTCACCAGGCCCCAGTCTCAGTAGCTCAGCACCCAACAGTCCCTTTGGGTTACCTG CCGAGACCCCACCGCCAGCGTACAGTCCGCATGATGACAGTCAGTCTGCAACAGAGGGACAGGACCAGACAATGGACACGTCCAACCTTCCCTTAG ATGTCTCCCCGGTGACATACCAGGAACCCCAGTACTGGTGTACCATAGCGTACTACGAGCTCAACTCGCGAGTGGGTGAAATATTCCACGCCCAGAGCCACAGCATTGTCATCGATGGTTTCACAGACCCGTCAAACAACAGCAATCGTTTTTGCCTGGGCTTGTTGTCCAACGTGAACCGAAACTCTACCATTGAGAACACACGGAGACACATCGGGAAGG GAGTTCATCTGTACTACGTAGGTGGTGAGGTGTACGCCGAGTGCCTCAGCGACAGTGCCATCTTCGTGCAGAGTAGGAACTGCAACCACTCGCACCAATTTCACCCGACTACTGTGTGTAAAATTCCGCCTGGATGCAGCTTGAAAATATTCAATAACCAG GAATTTGCGCAACTGCTGACGCAGGCAGTGAACCACGGGTTTGAAGCCGTCTACGAGCTCACGAAGATGTGCACCATTCGCATGAGTTTTGTGAAGGGTTGGGGCGCGGAGTACCACCGGCAAGACGTCACCTCGACACCGTGTTGGATCGAGGTGCACCTCTCCGGTCCCTTGCAGTGGTTGGACAAAGTGCTCACCCAAATGGGGTCACCGCATAACCCAATTTCATCGGTCTCGTGA